The following coding sequences lie in one Streptomyces xiamenensis genomic window:
- a CDS encoding substrate-binding domain-containing protein: MPRKAALACAALATAGLLASCTSNSTDTGDGDGGSTTVSSNDDPGENVVIGFSGPQADHGWLAAINTFAEEAAAQYEDVELRVAEGTNDPSAQISHIETFINDKVDAIVLLPTDGAALTEVATQAMEAGIPVVNVDREFSDEAAARLTLLGDNYGMGVSAGEYACGLIAEHNLGNDAVIAEIAGIDSLPLTQERSQGFADALAHCGQDVDNRVAAEFTVDSGERVASNLLQAAPEIDIIWNHDDDQGVGVKAAFDNAERDEFFFIGGAGSANAMRWIEAGEMEATVIYPATQAGDGIKLARLIAQNRGLSDLVQIEVPRRIVLDAPVVTADNLDQYTPMGFES, from the coding sequence ATGCCCAGAAAAGCCGCTCTGGCCTGTGCCGCCCTCGCCACCGCCGGCCTGCTGGCCTCCTGCACCAGCAACTCCACCGACACCGGCGACGGCGACGGCGGTTCCACCACCGTCAGCTCCAACGACGACCCCGGCGAGAACGTCGTCATCGGCTTCTCGGGGCCGCAGGCCGACCACGGCTGGCTGGCCGCCATCAACACCTTCGCCGAAGAGGCCGCCGCCCAGTACGAGGACGTCGAACTGCGGGTCGCCGAGGGCACCAACGACCCCAGCGCCCAGATCAGCCACATCGAGACGTTCATCAACGACAAGGTGGACGCCATCGTCCTGCTGCCCACCGACGGCGCCGCCCTGACCGAGGTGGCCACCCAGGCGATGGAGGCCGGTATCCCGGTCGTCAACGTGGACCGCGAGTTCTCCGACGAGGCCGCCGCGCGTCTCACCCTCCTCGGTGACAACTACGGCATGGGCGTCTCCGCCGGCGAGTACGCCTGCGGACTCATCGCCGAACACAACCTGGGCAACGACGCCGTCATCGCCGAGATCGCCGGCATCGACTCGCTCCCGCTCACCCAGGAACGCTCCCAGGGCTTCGCCGACGCCCTCGCCCACTGCGGCCAGGACGTGGACAACCGCGTCGCCGCCGAGTTCACCGTCGATTCGGGGGAGCGCGTCGCCTCCAACCTGCTCCAGGCGGCGCCCGAGATCGACATCATCTGGAACCACGACGACGACCAGGGCGTCGGCGTCAAGGCCGCCTTCGACAACGCCGAGCGCGACGAGTTCTTCTTCATCGGCGGCGCCGGCTCCGCCAACGCCATGCGCTGGATCGAGGCCGGCGAGATGGAGGCCACCGTCATCTACCCGGCCACCCAGGCCGGCGACGGCATCAAGCTCGCCCGTCTCATCGCCCAGAACCGCGGCCTGTCCGACCTCGTCCAGATCGAAGTCCCGCGCCGCATCGTGCTCGACGCCCCCGTCGTGACGGCCGACAACCTCGACCAGTACACCCCGATGGGTTTCGAGTCCTAA
- a CDS encoding ROK family transcriptional regulator, translating into MAEAEDGLPSAGQAAGAATLLRLVRDGRPRTRAELVAETGMGRSAVAERVDTLLTSGLLTQTDNARSTGGRPPSTFVFNPSSRVVLAADVGATHAKTAITDMAGAVLAEEDLTLEIAAGPETVLKQVSEHGEALLGRAGRDRGDLLGIGIGLPGPVEHASGKPTNPPIMPGWDGFDVPAYVADLLGTRALVDNDVNLMALGEHRTQWPEWQHMIYVKIATGIGSGLIADGRLHRGSQGVAGDMGHVQLPNEADVPCRCGNTGCLEALASGAALAAKLTELGMPALSSADVVAQARNGSVTTLKLIRQAGRHIGEVLATAVSLFNPSGIVIGGALSQAGEHLVAGIREVVYQRSLPLATQDLRIVQSAAGERAGVYGAAAMVVEHAFTPAELPQHLLPPAPRAATA; encoded by the coding sequence ATGGCGGAGGCGGAAGACGGCCTGCCATCGGCCGGGCAGGCGGCGGGAGCCGCCACACTGCTGCGGCTGGTACGTGACGGCCGCCCGCGCACCCGGGCCGAACTCGTCGCGGAGACCGGCATGGGCCGCTCGGCCGTCGCCGAACGCGTGGACACCCTGCTCACCTCGGGGCTGCTGACCCAGACCGACAACGCCCGCTCGACCGGCGGCCGGCCGCCGTCGACCTTCGTCTTCAACCCGTCCTCGCGGGTCGTCCTGGCCGCCGACGTCGGCGCCACCCACGCCAAGACGGCGATCACCGACATGGCGGGGGCCGTGCTGGCCGAGGAAGACCTCACCCTGGAGATCGCGGCCGGGCCCGAGACCGTGCTCAAGCAGGTCAGCGAACACGGCGAGGCCCTGCTCGGCCGGGCGGGCCGGGACCGCGGCGACCTGCTCGGCATCGGCATCGGCCTGCCGGGGCCGGTCGAACACGCCTCGGGCAAGCCGACCAATCCGCCGATCATGCCCGGCTGGGACGGCTTCGACGTACCGGCGTACGTGGCCGACCTGCTCGGTACCCGGGCGCTGGTCGACAACGACGTCAACCTGATGGCGCTCGGCGAGCACCGCACCCAGTGGCCCGAGTGGCAGCACATGATCTACGTCAAGATCGCCACCGGCATCGGCAGCGGGCTGATCGCCGACGGACGGCTGCACCGGGGGTCCCAGGGCGTGGCCGGCGACATGGGCCATGTGCAGCTGCCCAACGAGGCGGACGTCCCGTGCCGGTGCGGCAACACCGGCTGCCTGGAGGCGCTGGCCAGCGGGGCGGCCCTCGCGGCGAAACTGACCGAGCTGGGGATGCCCGCGCTCAGCAGCGCCGATGTGGTGGCCCAGGCGCGCAACGGGTCGGTGACCACCCTGAAGCTGATCCGGCAGGCCGGACGGCACATCGGGGAGGTCCTGGCGACGGCGGTGAGCCTGTTCAACCCGTCCGGGATCGTGATCGGCGGGGCGCTCTCCCAGGCCGGCGAACACCTGGTGGCCGGCATCCGGGAGGTCGTCTACCAGCGGTCACTGCCGCTGGCGACCCAGGACCTGCGCATCGTCCAGTCGGCGGCCGGCGAACGGGCCGGGGTGTACGGGGCGGCCGCGATGGTGGTGGAACACGCCTTCACCCCGGCCGAACTCCCCCAGCACCTGCTGCCCCCGGCGCCCCGGGCGGCGACGGCCTGA
- a CDS encoding ABC transporter permease: MTAQTHAQQAPDGAAPPAPPSGKTRIGALLGSSAGRNLGLVVALLVLCVIGLATVGDRFGSFDNMMTILRAASIIGVISVGMTFVITGGGIDLSVGALVGLASVWATTLATQQMAADFHWIVIVTTALLVGATAGLVNGLLIAYGKMAPFIVTLAMMAAARGLAELISDKKTQVLTERGLIDFFGGKVLGVPVLVIIFALVAVGGWVLLNRTTFGRRTLAVGGNPEAARLAGIDVRRHTTILYVLLGLACGLAAVMILARTTAGTSTHGGLYELDAIAAVVIGGTLLSGGRGTVVGTVFGVLIFVTLTNVFVLNNLDTSTQMVAKGAIIVVAVLLQQRVASRGSTP; this comes from the coding sequence GTGACCGCGCAGACCCACGCCCAACAGGCGCCGGACGGCGCCGCGCCCCCGGCCCCGCCCAGCGGGAAGACCCGGATCGGCGCCCTGCTCGGCAGCTCCGCCGGACGCAATCTCGGCCTGGTCGTCGCCCTGCTGGTGCTGTGCGTGATCGGCCTGGCGACGGTCGGCGACCGGTTCGGCTCCTTCGACAACATGATGACGATCCTGCGGGCGGCGTCGATCATCGGTGTGATCAGCGTCGGCATGACGTTCGTCATCACCGGCGGCGGCATCGACCTGTCGGTGGGCGCCCTGGTGGGGCTGGCCTCGGTCTGGGCCACCACGCTCGCCACCCAGCAGATGGCGGCCGACTTCCACTGGATCGTGATCGTGACCACCGCGCTGCTGGTGGGCGCCACTGCCGGTCTCGTCAACGGCCTGTTGATCGCGTACGGGAAGATGGCGCCGTTCATCGTCACCCTCGCGATGATGGCCGCGGCCCGCGGTCTCGCCGAGCTCATCTCGGACAAGAAGACCCAGGTGCTCACCGAGCGCGGCCTGATCGACTTCTTCGGTGGCAAGGTGCTGGGCGTCCCGGTGCTCGTCATCATCTTCGCGCTGGTGGCGGTGGGCGGCTGGGTGCTGCTCAACCGCACCACCTTCGGCCGCCGCACTCTCGCGGTCGGCGGCAACCCGGAGGCCGCCCGGCTGGCCGGGATCGATGTCCGGCGCCACACCACGATCCTCTATGTCCTGCTCGGTCTGGCCTGCGGTCTGGCCGCGGTGATGATCCTGGCCCGCACGACGGCCGGCACCTCGACCCACGGCGGGCTGTACGAACTCGACGCCATCGCCGCCGTGGTGATCGGTGGCACGCTGCTCAGCGGCGGACGGGGAACAGTCGTCGGCACCGTCTTCGGGGTGCTGATCTTCGTGACGCTGACCAATGTGTTCGTGCTCAACAACCTTGACACCTCGACCCAGATGGTCGCCAAGGGCGCGATCATCGTCGTCGCCGTGCTGCTCCAGCAGCGGGTGGCCTCCCGGGGCAGTACGCCCTAG
- a CDS encoding HpcH/HpaI aldolase family protein produces the protein MTVENFAARIRAREPMTGYWVVLDNPVGTERIAGQGWDYVCVDAQHGLLDYKGILGSLTAIDARGTAAGMVRVPANDPFWIGQSLDAGARGVIVPMVNTAEQAAAAVSACRYPPHGVRSYGPMRSMLRIGPAPAVADREVACIVMVETREALANVTEICATDGVDAVYIGPSDLTIALGGATSTDPAVSEEFEAALAVVAEAARAAGIGAGIHTPSGEAAARRLAQGFSFATVACDLNHLEQAAAAHLAAARG, from the coding sequence ATGACCGTGGAGAACTTCGCCGCCCGGATACGCGCCCGCGAGCCGATGACCGGCTACTGGGTGGTCCTGGACAACCCCGTCGGCACCGAGCGGATCGCCGGGCAGGGCTGGGACTACGTGTGCGTGGACGCGCAGCACGGGCTGCTCGACTACAAAGGCATCCTCGGCTCACTGACCGCCATCGACGCGCGCGGGACGGCGGCCGGCATGGTACGGGTGCCGGCGAACGACCCGTTCTGGATCGGGCAGTCGCTGGACGCGGGCGCACGCGGCGTCATCGTCCCGATGGTCAACACGGCGGAGCAGGCGGCGGCGGCCGTCAGCGCCTGCCGGTACCCGCCGCACGGGGTGCGCTCGTACGGGCCGATGCGCTCGATGCTGCGGATCGGCCCCGCCCCGGCGGTGGCCGACCGCGAGGTGGCGTGCATCGTGATGGTCGAGACGCGGGAGGCACTGGCCAACGTCACGGAGATCTGCGCGACCGACGGGGTCGACGCGGTGTACATCGGCCCCTCGGACCTGACGATCGCGCTGGGCGGGGCGACCTCGACCGACCCGGCGGTGAGCGAGGAATTCGAGGCGGCGCTCGCCGTGGTGGCCGAAGCGGCGCGGGCGGCGGGCATCGGGGCGGGCATCCACACCCCCTCGGGCGAGGCGGCGGCCCGCCGGCTGGCGCAGGGCTTCAGCTTCGCCACGGTGGCGTGCGACCTGAACCACCTGGAACAGGCGGCGGCCGCGCACTTGGCGGCGGCGCGCGGTTGA
- a CDS encoding Gfo/Idh/MocA family protein — MSSLSSTPTPPPARGDDPRGAERSGIGIGMIGYGFMGAAHSQGWRNARSFFDPPLRPRFAALGGRNRDAAGHLADRFDWPVVETDWRALIARDDVGIVDICTPGDTHAEIAIAALEAGKHVLCEKPLANSVAEAEAMAAAAETARARGIRSMLGFTYRRVPALTLARRLVAEGRIGELRHVRARYLQDWLGDPAAPYTWRMSRERAGSGALGDIGAHAVDITQYVTGEWITGVSGLTETFVRERPLADGSGGTGQVTVDDAAVFTARLGGGALASFEATRYATGRKNALRLELNGTRGSLAFDLEDLNVLHFHDATADTLTQGFTRILVTEAEHPYLDAWWPPGHGLGYEHAFAHQSVDLLTAIAEGTDPEPSFADGLRVQRLLAAVEESAAGNGVWTAVPTP, encoded by the coding sequence ATGAGCTCTCTCAGCAGCACGCCAACGCCACCACCGGCCCGGGGCGATGACCCCCGGGGCGCGGAACGGAGCGGCATCGGCATCGGCATGATCGGTTACGGCTTCATGGGAGCGGCCCACTCCCAGGGCTGGCGCAACGCCCGCAGCTTCTTCGACCCCCCGCTGCGTCCGCGTTTCGCCGCCCTCGGAGGCCGCAACCGGGACGCCGCCGGCCACCTCGCCGACCGGTTCGACTGGCCCGTCGTCGAGACGGACTGGCGCGCGCTCATCGCCCGCGACGATGTCGGCATCGTCGACATCTGCACCCCGGGCGACACCCACGCGGAGATCGCGATCGCCGCGCTGGAAGCGGGCAAGCACGTGCTGTGCGAGAAACCGCTCGCCAACTCGGTCGCCGAGGCCGAGGCGATGGCGGCGGCGGCGGAGACGGCCCGCGCCCGCGGGATCCGTTCGATGCTGGGCTTCACCTACCGGCGGGTCCCCGCCCTCACCCTGGCCCGCCGCCTCGTCGCGGAGGGCCGGATCGGCGAACTGCGCCACGTACGGGCCCGGTACCTCCAGGACTGGCTGGGCGACCCCGCCGCCCCGTACACCTGGCGGATGTCGCGCGAGCGGGCCGGGTCCGGCGCGCTGGGCGACATCGGGGCGCACGCCGTGGACATCACCCAGTACGTCACGGGTGAGTGGATCACCGGGGTCTCCGGGCTCACCGAGACGTTCGTGCGCGAACGCCCGCTCGCGGACGGCAGCGGCGGCACGGGGCAGGTCACCGTGGACGACGCGGCCGTCTTCACCGCGCGGCTGGGTGGCGGGGCGCTCGCCTCGTTCGAGGCGACCCGGTACGCCACGGGCCGCAAGAACGCGCTGCGGCTCGAACTCAACGGCACCCGCGGGAGCCTGGCGTTCGACCTGGAGGACCTCAACGTCCTGCACTTCCACGACGCCACCGCCGACACCCTCACCCAGGGCTTCACCCGGATCCTCGTCACCGAGGCCGAACACCCCTACCTCGACGCCTGGTGGCCGCCCGGCCACGGCCTGGGCTACGAGCACGCCTTCGCCCACCAGTCCGTCGACCTGCTGACCGCCATCGCCGAAGGCACCGACCCCGAACCGTCCTTCGCGGACGGCCTGCGGGTGCAGCGCCTGCTGGCGGCGGTGGAGGAGAGCGCCGCGGGCAACGGCGTCTGGACCGCCGTCCCCACCCCCTGA
- a CDS encoding sugar ABC transporter ATP-binding protein: MHGIVKHFPGVRALDGIDLDVLPGEVHCLLGQNGAGKSTLIKVLAGAHQPDTGRILWQGEEVRFPRPQAALERGIATIYQELDLVDGLSVAENIYLGHERAAFGFTARREITTATAELLKRLGHPEMSPNTEVGALSAAGKQIVSMARALSHDARLIIMDEPSAVLDQEEVGRLFTVVADLAAQGIAIIYISHRLEEIRRIGDRITVLKDGRTVATGLPAADTPTSEIIRLMTGRSIEYVFPDRPGVRESEEPVLEVENLSRPGEFSDVGFAVRPGEILGLAGLVGSGRSEILETVYGARKSATGTVRVGGEKVRPGRVGSAMAAGIGFCPEERKSQALILSDAVYRNITLASLARFQRAGFLDSGSEQEAAAEHTEALDVRPAGVTRPVGNLSGGNQQKVVLARWLLRGCRVLLLDEPSRGVDVGARTEIYALIRELSAQGIAVVVVSSEIEEVIGLSDRVLVIADGRIVAEAAADDIDEHRVLDLVMEGDAA; the protein is encoded by the coding sequence ATGCACGGCATCGTCAAGCACTTCCCGGGCGTCCGCGCCCTCGACGGCATCGACCTGGACGTTCTCCCCGGCGAGGTGCACTGCCTCCTCGGCCAGAACGGCGCCGGCAAGTCCACCCTCATCAAGGTGCTCGCCGGAGCGCACCAGCCGGACACCGGCCGCATCCTGTGGCAGGGCGAGGAGGTCCGCTTCCCGCGTCCGCAGGCGGCGCTGGAGCGCGGCATCGCGACGATCTACCAGGAACTCGACCTGGTGGACGGCCTGTCGGTGGCGGAGAACATCTACCTCGGGCACGAGCGCGCCGCCTTCGGCTTCACCGCCCGCCGGGAGATCACCACGGCCACCGCCGAGCTGCTCAAGCGGCTGGGCCACCCGGAGATGTCACCGAACACCGAGGTCGGCGCGCTCTCGGCGGCCGGGAAGCAGATCGTCTCGATGGCCAGGGCCCTGTCGCACGACGCCCGCCTGATCATCATGGACGAGCCCTCCGCCGTCCTGGACCAGGAGGAGGTCGGCCGGCTGTTCACCGTCGTCGCCGACCTGGCCGCCCAGGGCATCGCGATCATCTACATCTCGCACCGCCTGGAGGAGATCCGGCGCATCGGCGACCGCATCACCGTCCTCAAGGACGGCCGCACCGTCGCCACCGGGCTCCCGGCCGCCGACACCCCGACCTCGGAGATCATCCGGCTGATGACCGGACGCTCCATCGAGTACGTCTTCCCGGACCGCCCCGGCGTGCGCGAGAGCGAGGAGCCGGTGCTGGAGGTGGAGAACCTCTCCCGTCCCGGCGAGTTCTCCGACGTGGGCTTCGCCGTGCGCCCCGGGGAGATCCTGGGCCTGGCCGGTCTGGTCGGCTCCGGCCGCTCCGAAATCCTGGAAACCGTCTACGGCGCCCGCAAGTCCGCCACCGGAACGGTCCGGGTCGGCGGCGAGAAGGTGCGCCCGGGACGGGTCGGCTCCGCCATGGCGGCCGGCATCGGCTTCTGTCCCGAGGAGCGCAAGAGCCAGGCGCTCATCCTGTCGGACGCCGTCTACCGCAACATCACCCTCGCCTCCCTCGCCCGCTTCCAGCGCGCCGGGTTCCTGGACAGCGGCAGCGAGCAGGAGGCCGCCGCCGAGCACACCGAGGCGCTGGACGTGCGCCCGGCCGGAGTGACCCGGCCGGTGGGCAACCTCTCCGGCGGCAACCAGCAGAAGGTGGTGCTCGCCCGCTGGCTCCTGCGCGGCTGCCGCGTGCTGCTGCTGGACGAGCCCAGCCGGGGCGTGGACGTCGGCGCCCGGACCGAGATCTACGCCCTCATCCGTGAACTGTCGGCCCAGGGCATCGCCGTGGTGGTCGTCTCCAGCGAGATCGAAGAGGTCATCGGACTCTCCGACCGGGTGCTGGTGATAGCGGACGGGCGGATCGTCGCCGAGGCGGCCGCCGATGACATCGACGAGCACCGCGTGCTCGACCTCGTAATGGAAGGTGATGCGGCGTGA
- a CDS encoding cold-shock protein, whose product MASGTVKWFNSEKGFGFIEQEGGGPDVFAHYSNIATQGFRELQEGQKVTFDVVQGQKGPQAENIVPA is encoded by the coding sequence ATGGCCAGTGGCACTGTGAAGTGGTTCAACTCGGAAAAGGGCTTCGGCTTCATCGAGCAGGAGGGTGGCGGCCCCGACGTCTTCGCCCACTACTCGAACATCGCCACCCAGGGTTTCCGTGAGCTCCAGGAAGGCCAGAAGGTGACCTTCGACGTCGTGCAGGGCCAGAAGGGCCCGCAGGCGGAGAACATCGTCCCCGCCTGA
- a CDS encoding sugar phosphate isomerase/epimerase family protein translates to MCYGFDGDRTLTQSLAARGMGRRSMLRGAAVALGAGALAAGGAATALAASPAATVQGGPGHGNGRKPLVPPGQISIQLYTLRDSLGGEPGYDATLRELSRIGYNKVEQAGYHGRTARELRRFHDRLGIRTTSSHEGISETDEALRTKIDNARILGQKYMNVPYLASSNAADWQRWAERMNVEARAACRSGIRYGYHNHAHEFTTDLGRGRTPWDILTAELDPRYVHLEIDLYWTVTAAVELGERDVEGFSLDVIRAAPQSVLQYHVKDRSATDGDTSDLGTGIIDFPRIFKAHQVKEYIVENDRPDVTPIETARVGYGYLRRK, encoded by the coding sequence ATGTGCTACGGATTCGACGGAGACAGAACGCTCACCCAGTCACTGGCCGCGCGCGGCATGGGCCGCCGCTCGATGCTGCGCGGCGCGGCCGTCGCGCTCGGCGCCGGCGCGCTGGCCGCCGGCGGTGCCGCCACCGCGCTCGCGGCGAGCCCGGCCGCGACCGTGCAGGGCGGTCCCGGCCACGGCAACGGCCGCAAGCCGCTGGTCCCCCCGGGCCAGATCAGCATCCAGCTCTACACGCTGCGCGACTCGCTGGGCGGTGAGCCCGGGTACGACGCGACGCTGCGCGAGCTGTCCCGCATCGGCTACAACAAGGTCGAGCAGGCGGGCTACCACGGCCGGACCGCCCGTGAACTGCGCCGCTTCCACGACCGTCTCGGCATCCGCACCACCTCCAGCCACGAGGGCATCAGCGAGACCGACGAGGCGCTGCGCACGAAGATCGACAACGCCCGGATCCTGGGCCAGAAGTACATGAACGTGCCCTACCTGGCCTCCTCCAACGCCGCTGACTGGCAGCGTTGGGCGGAGCGGATGAACGTCGAGGCGCGCGCCGCCTGCCGCTCCGGGATCCGCTACGGGTACCACAACCACGCCCACGAGTTCACCACCGACCTGGGCCGCGGCCGTACCCCCTGGGACATCCTGACCGCCGAACTCGACCCGCGCTACGTCCACCTGGAGATCGACCTCTACTGGACGGTGACCGCCGCCGTCGAGCTGGGCGAGCGCGACGTGGAGGGCTTCTCGCTGGACGTAATCCGGGCCGCCCCGCAGAGCGTGCTCCAGTACCACGTCAAGGACCGCAGTGCCACCGACGGCGACACCTCCGACCTGGGCACCGGGATCATCGACTTCCCGAGGATCTTCAAGGCGCACCAGGTCAAGGAGTACATCGTGGAGAACGACCGCCCCGATGTGACGCCGATCGAGACCGCGCGCGTCGGCTACGGCTACCTGCGCCGCAAGTAG
- a CDS encoding ATP-grasp domain-containing protein yields the protein MRQTVLEGVPADTGLALLRELVDEAVWLDRSPYLSHAFGTEDTGRWLRPAVLPRQTARETADPVAGAGTGRRVALAPGPEHGPRAAEWARSHGHRLLSPAAGITATAGDKIDALALLAEAGVPVPEHVLVPATGRRGTAAYWPAPWKQAVLQRRENTLRGRGTVRVTSRPELTRALCVWEGHRLKLSRLVPGLPLTVTGCAGGDRTVVSAVSHQLVGLPELTPHWGTPCGGQLAGPADLPPGVHAAARDAAHRVGEVLRGRGYRGVFGLDLVAEDGRVLAVEINPGFQTAVSLTHAAERAAGLLPVLGLHILAQLLPALPASRAVHGDLPPLSQILVHARRAASLGPDLPSPGRYRLTPHGPRPLAGSPPVTELAPGEALCWPRVVRGDGPVRTGDELMLVQFNARTVPLVPRPRLSTAASGWATAINRALGAGR from the coding sequence ATGCGACAGACCGTCCTGGAGGGCGTACCGGCCGACACGGGGCTCGCCCTGCTGAGGGAACTCGTCGACGAGGCCGTCTGGCTGGACCGCTCCCCCTACCTCAGCCACGCCTTCGGGACCGAGGACACCGGGCGCTGGCTGCGGCCCGCCGTCCTCCCCCGGCAGACCGCGCGGGAGACGGCGGACCCCGTGGCCGGCGCAGGAACCGGCCGCCGGGTGGCCCTCGCCCCCGGCCCTGAACACGGCCCCCGGGCCGCCGAGTGGGCCCGGTCCCACGGGCACCGGCTGCTCTCCCCCGCCGCCGGCATCACCGCCACCGCCGGGGACAAGATCGACGCGCTGGCCCTGCTGGCCGAGGCCGGCGTCCCCGTGCCCGAACACGTCCTCGTCCCCGCCACCGGCCGCCGCGGCACCGCCGCGTACTGGCCCGCCCCCTGGAAACAGGCCGTCCTCCAGCGCCGCGAGAACACCCTGCGCGGCCGGGGCACCGTCCGCGTCACCAGCCGCCCCGAACTGACCCGGGCGCTGTGCGTGTGGGAGGGCCACCGCCTCAAACTCAGCCGGCTGGTGCCCGGTCTGCCGCTCACCGTCACGGGCTGCGCCGGAGGCGACCGCACCGTGGTCTCCGCCGTCTCCCACCAGTTGGTGGGGCTGCCGGAGCTGACCCCGCACTGGGGCACCCCGTGCGGCGGCCAGCTGGCCGGGCCCGCCGACCTGCCGCCGGGGGTGCACGCGGCGGCCCGGGACGCCGCGCACCGGGTCGGCGAGGTGCTGCGCGGGCGCGGCTACCGGGGCGTGTTCGGGCTCGACCTGGTCGCCGAGGACGGCCGGGTGCTGGCGGTGGAGATCAACCCCGGCTTCCAGACGGCGGTCTCCCTCACCCACGCCGCCGAGCGGGCCGCCGGACTGCTGCCCGTCCTGGGGCTGCACATCCTGGCCCAGCTGCTGCCCGCCCTGCCCGCCTCCCGCGCGGTGCACGGCGATCTCCCGCCGCTGAGCCAGATCCTGGTGCACGCGCGGCGCGCGGCCAGCCTCGGCCCGGACCTGCCGAGCCCCGGCCGGTACCGGCTGACGCCGCACGGCCCGCGCCCGCTCGCCGGCAGCCCGCCGGTGACGGAGCTGGCGCCGGGCGAGGCGCTGTGCTGGCCGCGCGTGGTGCGCGGGGACGGCCCGGTGCGTACCGGCGACGAACTCATGCTGGTGCAGTTCAACGCCCGCACGGTGCCGCTCGTCCCGCGCCCGCGGCTCAGTACGGCCGCCAGCGGCTGGGCGACGGCCATCAACCGGGCGCTGGGCGCGGGACGGTAG